In one window of Hyla sarda isolate aHylSar1 chromosome 1, aHylSar1.hap1, whole genome shotgun sequence DNA:
- the RXFP3 gene encoding relaxin-3 receptor 1 has protein sequence MGDDSSIAPSMQEAEQSDLLGMFPLFFEERQLNRSNESLQDFFRGFNLEKSDIIGDSSAIVRIVISIVYSVVCALGLVGNVLVLYLMKTKQGWKKSSINLFVTSLAVTDFQFVLTLPFWAVENALDFSWLFGKAMCKIVSYVTAMNMYASVFFLTAMSVARYYSVASALKSKRRPIGCSAKWVSVLIWVSAIVASLPNAIFSTTATVSSEVLCLVKFPVNHGNAQFWLGLYHAQKVLLGFVIPLAIITICYLLLVRFISDRNVSSSSTKRRSKVTKSVTIVVLSFFLCWLPNQALTTWGILIKLNVVQFGYEYFTTQAYIFPITVCLAHSNSCLNPILYCLMRREFRKALKNLFWRMTSPSLTNMRPFTATTKPEQDEHGHGMVPLNPVEPDVICYPPGAVIYNGRYDLLPSSSTGQRY, from the coding sequence ATGGGTGACGACTCCTCAATAGCTCCAAGCATGCAGGAGGCAGAGCAGAGCGATCTTCTGGGGATGTTTCCACTCTTCTTCGAGGAGAGACAACTCAACAGGAGCAATGAGTCCCTGCAGGACTTCTTCAGGGGGTTCAACTTGGAGAAGTCGGACATCATAGGGGACAGCTCGGCCATAGTGAGGATCGTGATCTCCATAGTCTACTCGGTGGTGTGTGCCCTTGGACTAGTGGGCAATGTTCTGGTGCTGTATCTTATGAAGACCAAGCAAGGCTGGAAGAAATCCTCCATTAACCTCTTCGTCACCAGCCTGGCGGTCACAGACTTCCAGTTTGTCTTGACTTTACCCTTCTGGGCAGTGGAGAATGCCCTGGACTTCAGCTGGTTGTTTGGCAAAGCCATGTGCAAGATAGTGTCTTATGTGACTGCCATGAACATGTATGCCAGCGTCTTCTTCCTGACGGCAATGAGTGTGGCCAGGTACTACTCTGTGGCCTCAGCGCTGAAATCCAAGCGCAGACCTATAGGCTGCTCTGCCAAGTGGGTGAGTGTCTTGATCTGGGTCTCGGCCATTGTTGCCTCTTTGCCCAATGCCATTTTCTCCACCACTGCCACTGTGTCCAGCGAGGTCCTCTGCTTGGTCAAGTTTCCAGTCAATCATGGCAATGCCCAGTTCTGGTTGGGACTCTACCATGCCCAGAAGGTCCTGCTGGGATTTGTCATCCCCTTGGCTATTATAACTATCTGTTATTTACTCCTGGTTAGGTTTATTAGTGATAGAAATGTCagttcctccagtaccaagaggAGATCTAAGGTGACCAAGTCAGTGACCATTGTGGTGCTGTCCTTCTTTTTATGCTGGTTGCCCAACCAAGCCTTGACCACCTGGGGGATCCTGATAAAACTCAATGTGGTCCAGTTTGGTTATGAGTACTTCACCACCCAGGCTTACATCTTCCCCATCACTGTTTGCCTGGCACACTCCAATAGTTGTCTGAACCCCATTCTTTACTGTCTGATGCGCAGGGAGTTTCGCAAAGCCTTGAAGAACCTCTTCTGGAGGATGACCTCCCCGTCCCTCACCAACATGCGCCCCTTCACTGCCACCACCAAGCCAGAGCAGGATGAGCATGGACATGGCATGGTGCCCCTTAACCCTGTGGAGCCCGATGTCATCTGTTACCCCCCAGGAGCTGTCATCTACAATGGCAGATATGATCTCCTACCCAGCAGCTCCACAGGACAGCGCTACTGA